Proteins encoded in a region of the Ralstonia pseudosolanacearum genome:
- the murG gene encoding undecaprenyldiphospho-muramoylpentapeptide beta-N-acetylglucosaminyltransferase, with product MTTGSSRTLLVMAGGTGGHIFPALSVARLLAARGWQVVWLGNASGMEGQLVPKHGFPLESVRFGGVRGKGLVTKFLLPLNLLRAFWQSLGVVRRVRPNVVLGMGGYITFPGGMMSVLLGAPLVLHEQNSIAGLANRVLARVADRVLCAFPGALPGAEWVGNPIRADLAALPSPQARYAERSGPLRVLVVGGSLGAAALNDVVPRALALLPADTRPIVIHQAGAKQIDTLRANYAAAGIDETHAQAVPFIDDMATAYAQADLVICRAGAMTVSEVAAAGVAALFVPFPHAVDDHQTTNARFLSERGAALLVPQPSLGPASLADTLASLTRAQLADMAAKAREQARPEAAERVADICVAAARA from the coding sequence ATGACGACCGGCTCGTCGCGCACCCTCCTCGTCATGGCCGGTGGCACCGGCGGCCACATCTTCCCCGCGCTGTCGGTGGCCAGGCTGCTGGCTGCGCGCGGGTGGCAGGTGGTGTGGCTCGGCAACGCGAGCGGCATGGAAGGCCAGCTCGTGCCCAAGCACGGTTTCCCGCTGGAGTCGGTGCGTTTTGGCGGCGTGCGCGGCAAGGGCCTCGTCACCAAGTTCCTGCTGCCGCTGAACCTGCTGCGCGCGTTCTGGCAGAGCCTGGGCGTGGTGCGCCGCGTGCGTCCGAACGTGGTGCTGGGCATGGGCGGCTACATCACCTTTCCGGGCGGCATGATGAGCGTGCTGCTGGGCGCGCCGCTGGTGCTGCACGAACAGAATTCGATCGCGGGCCTGGCCAATCGCGTGCTCGCGCGCGTGGCCGATCGCGTGCTGTGCGCCTTTCCGGGGGCGCTGCCCGGCGCCGAGTGGGTCGGCAATCCGATCCGTGCCGATCTGGCGGCGCTGCCGTCGCCGCAGGCGCGCTATGCCGAGCGCAGCGGTCCGCTGCGGGTGCTGGTCGTGGGGGGCAGCCTGGGCGCTGCCGCGCTCAATGACGTGGTGCCCCGGGCGCTGGCCCTGCTGCCCGCCGACACGCGCCCGATCGTCATCCACCAGGCCGGCGCCAAGCAGATCGACACGCTGCGCGCCAATTACGCCGCCGCGGGCATCGACGAGACGCACGCGCAGGCCGTGCCCTTCATCGACGACATGGCCACTGCCTATGCGCAGGCGGATCTGGTGATCTGCCGCGCCGGCGCGATGACGGTGTCGGAGGTGGCCGCGGCCGGGGTGGCGGCGCTGTTCGTGCCGTTCCCGCATGCGGTGGACGACCACCAGACCACCAACGCGCGCTTCCTGTCCGAGCGCGGCGCGGCGCTGCTGGTGCCCCAGCCGTCGCTGGGGCCGGCATCGCTGGCGGATACACTCGCGTCCCTGACGCGCGCGCAGTTGGCCGATATGGCGGCCAAAGCACGCGAGCAGGCGCGGCCGGAAGCGGCCGAGCGCGTCGCCGACATCTGTGTCGCGGCGGCAAGGGCATAG
- the ftsW gene encoding putative lipid II flippase FtsW, with protein sequence MSDAQIKRSGFIGATIGNAWEGLRDAVSGVKPTRSKMMEYDQPLLWVSIVLLGLGLVMVYSASIALPDSPKYANYTNGHFLLRHAFSLLIGVIGAVVAFQIPVKFWDKYAPKLFIIALVLLVVVLIPHVGKGVNGARRWLPLGVMNFQPSELMKLAVVLYAANYTVRKQDWMQNVRKGFLPMGVAVAFVGSLLLLEPDMGAFLVIAAVAMGILFLGGVNGKLFGGLVLTAVSTFSLLILMSPWRRERIFAYLNPWQEEYAQGKAYQLTHSLIAFGRGEWTGVGLGGSIEKLHYLPEAHTDFILAVIGEELGFIGVLIVILLFYWMVRRAFEIGRTALQLDRTFAGLVAKGLGIWIGWQAFINMGVNLGLLPTKGLTLPMVSYGGSGILMNCMAIALLLRIDYENRVLMRGGKV encoded by the coding sequence ATGAGCGACGCCCAGATCAAGCGCAGCGGCTTCATCGGCGCCACCATCGGCAACGCCTGGGAAGGGCTGCGCGACGCCGTGTCCGGCGTCAAGCCCACGCGCTCCAAGATGATGGAGTACGACCAGCCGCTGCTGTGGGTGTCGATCGTGCTGCTGGGCCTGGGTCTGGTGATGGTGTATTCGGCGTCGATCGCGCTGCCGGATTCGCCCAAGTACGCCAACTACACCAACGGGCACTTCCTGTTGCGCCATGCGTTCTCGCTGCTGATCGGCGTGATCGGTGCCGTGGTCGCCTTCCAGATCCCGGTCAAGTTCTGGGACAAGTACGCGCCCAAGCTGTTCATCATCGCGCTGGTGCTGCTGGTGGTGGTGCTGATCCCGCACGTGGGCAAGGGCGTGAACGGCGCGCGCCGCTGGCTGCCGCTGGGCGTCATGAACTTCCAGCCGTCCGAGCTGATGAAGCTGGCGGTGGTGCTGTATGCCGCCAACTACACGGTGCGCAAGCAGGATTGGATGCAGAACGTGCGCAAGGGCTTCCTGCCGATGGGTGTGGCGGTGGCCTTTGTCGGCTCGCTGCTGCTCCTGGAGCCCGACATGGGCGCCTTCCTGGTGATTGCCGCGGTGGCGATGGGCATCCTGTTCCTGGGCGGGGTCAACGGCAAGCTGTTCGGCGGGCTGGTGCTCACCGCGGTGTCGACGTTCTCGCTGCTGATCCTGATGTCGCCGTGGCGGCGCGAGCGGATCTTCGCTTATCTGAATCCGTGGCAGGAGGAATACGCGCAGGGCAAGGCGTACCAGCTCACCCACTCGCTGATCGCCTTCGGCCGCGGCGAATGGACTGGCGTCGGCCTGGGCGGCAGCATCGAGAAGCTGCACTACCTGCCGGAGGCGCACACCGACTTCATCCTGGCCGTGATCGGCGAGGAGCTGGGCTTCATCGGCGTGCTGATCGTGATCCTGCTGTTCTACTGGATGGTGCGCCGCGCCTTCGAGATCGGCCGCACCGCGCTGCAGCTCGACCGCACCTTCGCCGGCCTGGTCGCCAAGGGCCTGGGCATCTGGATCGGCTGGCAGGCCTTCATCAACATGGGCGTGAACCTGGGCCTGCTGCCGACCAAGGGGCTGACGCTGCCGATGGTCAGCTACGGCGGTTCGGGCATCCTGATGAACTGCATGGCGATCGCGCTGCTGCTCCGTATCGATTACGAGAACCGCGTCCTGATGCGTGGAGGGAAGGTATGA
- the murD gene encoding UDP-N-acetylmuramoyl-L-alanine--D-glutamate ligase has translation MFGDLASPFVLVLGLGESGLAMARWCARHGARARVADTREAPANLPSLRAHVPDAEFIGGPFAPSLLEGVALVAISPGLSPLDAAVAALLDGARERAVPVWGEIELFARALAGLKSAQGYAPRVLAITGTNGKTTTTALAGALVQRAGKTVGVAGNISPSALDKLTECVDAGTLPDVWVLELSSFQLETTHTLDADAATILNITQDHLDWHGSMAAYAASKGRIFGTGTVRVLNRQDAEVMAFAGKRGGDVTFGTDEPATPESLGLLRDGGIPWIVLAEADHDDLPKPARRKKGDTAPAAPVPVRLKRLMPADALRIRGLHNATNAMAALALCRAIGLPASALLHGLRDYAGEPHRVELIAAFDDLEFFDDSKGTNVGATVAALSGLSKRVVLIAGGDGKGQDFSPLAAPVAQYARAVVLIGRDAPRIRAALAESGVELVEAATLEAAVQEAAARAQAGDAVLLSPACASFDMFRNYEHRAQVFHEAVVALAADRGVML, from the coding sequence ATGTTCGGCGACCTGGCGTCGCCGTTCGTGCTGGTGCTGGGCCTGGGCGAATCCGGCCTGGCGATGGCGCGCTGGTGCGCACGCCATGGCGCGCGCGCGCGCGTGGCCGATACGCGCGAGGCGCCTGCCAACCTGCCGTCGCTGCGTGCACATGTGCCGGATGCGGAATTCATCGGCGGACCGTTCGCTCCGTCGCTGCTGGAAGGCGTGGCGCTGGTGGCGATCAGCCCCGGCCTGTCGCCGCTCGACGCCGCCGTTGCCGCGCTGCTGGACGGTGCGCGCGAGCGCGCGGTGCCGGTGTGGGGCGAGATCGAACTGTTCGCGCGCGCGCTGGCCGGCCTGAAGTCGGCGCAGGGCTATGCGCCCCGCGTCCTGGCCATCACCGGCACCAACGGCAAGACCACCACCACGGCGCTGGCGGGTGCCCTGGTCCAGCGCGCCGGCAAGACCGTCGGCGTGGCGGGCAACATCAGCCCCTCGGCGCTGGACAAGCTGACCGAGTGCGTCGACGCCGGCACGCTGCCGGACGTGTGGGTGCTGGAGCTCTCCAGCTTCCAGCTGGAAACCACGCACACGCTCGACGCCGACGCCGCGACCATCCTCAACATCACCCAGGATCACCTGGACTGGCATGGCTCGATGGCTGCCTATGCCGCCTCCAAGGGCCGCATCTTCGGTACCGGCACGGTGCGCGTGCTGAACCGGCAGGACGCCGAAGTGATGGCCTTCGCCGGCAAGCGCGGCGGCGATGTCACGTTCGGCACCGACGAACCGGCCACGCCCGAATCGCTCGGCCTGCTGCGCGACGGCGGCATCCCGTGGATCGTGCTGGCCGAAGCCGACCATGACGATCTGCCGAAGCCCGCGCGCCGCAAGAAGGGCGACACCGCGCCCGCCGCGCCGGTGCCGGTGCGGCTCAAGCGCCTGATGCCGGCCGATGCCCTGCGCATCCGCGGCCTGCACAACGCCACCAACGCGATGGCCGCGCTGGCACTGTGCCGCGCGATCGGCCTGCCGGCGAGCGCCTTGCTGCACGGCCTGCGCGACTACGCCGGCGAGCCGCACCGCGTCGAACTGATCGCCGCCTTCGACGACCTCGAATTCTTCGACGACAGCAAGGGCACCAACGTTGGCGCCACGGTCGCGGCGCTGTCGGGGCTGTCCAAGCGCGTGGTGCTCATCGCCGGCGGCGACGGCAAGGGGCAGGACTTCTCGCCGCTGGCCGCGCCGGTGGCGCAGTACGCGCGCGCCGTGGTGCTGATCGGCCGCGACGCGCCGCGCATTCGCGCCGCGCTGGCGGAGAGCGGCGTCGAACTGGTGGAGGCCGCCACGCTGGAGGCCGCCGTGCAGGAAGCGGCCGCGCGCGCGCAGGCCGGGGATGCCGTGCTGCTGTCGCCGGCCTGCGCGAGCTTCGACATGTTCCGCAACTATGAACACCGCGCGCAGGTGTTCCACGAAGCCGTGGTCGCGCTGGCGGCCGACCGGGGAGTGATGCTATGA
- the murC gene encoding UDP-N-acetylmuramate--L-alanine ligase yields the protein MKHIVKNIHFVGIGGAGMSGIAEVLLNLGYRVTGSDLGQSAATQRLTALGATVMQGHAPEHVVGANAVVVSTAVRGDNPEVLAARAKRIPIVPRAVMLAELMRLKQGIAIAGTHGKTTTTSLVASVLAEGGLDPTFVIGGRLNSAGANARLGTGDFIVAEADESDASFLNLFPVIEVITNIDADHMDTYGHDFARLKQAFIEFTHRLPFYGIAVLCVDDPNVREILPFVSKPVVRYGFAEDAQVRAVNARAVDGRMEFTVIRQLNGHAEPPLSITLNLPGMHNVQNALAAIAIATELEVPDEAIVKALAEFNGVGRRFQRYGEVPTADGQGRFTLIDDYGHHPVEMAATLAAARGAFPGRRLVLAFQPHRFTRTRDCFEDFIKVLGTVDALLLAEVYAAGEPPIVAADGRALTRALRVAGKIEPIFVEQIEDMPQAILDAAQDNDVVITMGAGSIGQVPGQVVARQAEVRAANVVDLNGGAAA from the coding sequence ATGAAGCACATCGTCAAGAACATCCATTTCGTGGGCATCGGCGGCGCCGGCATGAGCGGCATCGCCGAGGTGCTGCTGAACCTGGGCTACCGCGTGACGGGCTCCGACCTGGGGCAGAGCGCGGCCACGCAGCGTCTGACCGCGCTTGGCGCCACGGTCATGCAGGGCCATGCGCCGGAGCACGTGGTCGGCGCCAACGCCGTGGTGGTGTCCACCGCCGTGCGCGGCGACAACCCCGAGGTGCTGGCCGCACGCGCCAAGCGCATCCCCATCGTGCCGCGCGCGGTGATGCTGGCCGAGCTGATGCGCCTGAAGCAGGGCATCGCCATCGCCGGTACGCACGGCAAGACCACCACCACCAGCCTGGTCGCCTCCGTGCTGGCCGAGGGCGGGCTCGACCCGACCTTCGTGATCGGCGGACGGCTCAATTCGGCTGGCGCCAACGCGCGGCTGGGCACGGGCGATTTCATCGTCGCCGAGGCGGACGAGTCCGACGCGTCGTTCCTCAACCTGTTCCCCGTGATCGAGGTCATCACCAACATCGATGCCGATCACATGGACACCTACGGGCACGACTTCGCGCGGCTCAAGCAGGCGTTCATCGAGTTCACGCACCGCCTGCCGTTCTACGGCATCGCCGTGCTGTGCGTGGATGACCCGAACGTGCGCGAGATCCTGCCGTTCGTCTCCAAGCCGGTGGTGCGCTACGGCTTTGCCGAGGATGCGCAGGTCCGCGCCGTCAACGCGCGCGCGGTGGACGGCCGCATGGAATTCACCGTGATCCGCCAACTCAACGGCCATGCCGAGCCGCCGCTGTCGATCACGCTCAACCTGCCCGGCATGCACAACGTGCAGAACGCGCTGGCCGCCATCGCCATCGCCACCGAGCTGGAGGTGCCCGACGAAGCCATCGTCAAGGCGCTGGCCGAGTTCAACGGCGTCGGCCGCCGCTTCCAGCGCTACGGCGAGGTGCCCACCGCCGACGGCCAGGGCCGCTTCACCCTGATCGACGACTACGGCCACCATCCGGTCGAGATGGCGGCCACGCTCGCCGCCGCGCGCGGCGCGTTCCCGGGCCGCCGCCTGGTGCTGGCCTTCCAGCCGCACCGCTTCACGCGCACGCGCGATTGCTTCGAAGATTTCATCAAGGTGCTCGGCACGGTCGACGCCTTGCTGCTGGCCGAGGTGTACGCGGCCGGCGAGCCGCCCATCGTGGCGGCGGACGGGCGTGCGCTCACGCGCGCGCTGCGGGTGGCCGGCAAGATCGAGCCGATCTTCGTGGAACAGATTGAAGACATGCCGCAAGCCATCCTGGACGCGGCGCAGGACAACGACGTGGTCATCACCATGGGTGCGGGATCGATCGGGCAGGTGCCCGGTCAGGTGGTTGCGCGGCAGGCGGAAGTGCGTGCCGCGAACGTGGTCGACCTCAACGGGGGCGCCGCAGCATGA